A portion of the Cellulophaga algicola DSM 14237 genome contains these proteins:
- the rpsI gene encoding 30S ribosomal protein S9, whose translation MDVIHKIGRRKTAVARIYLSEGSGKITVNKKDLEVYFPTATLQYKVKQAFSLTNVEDVYDVTVNVFGGGITGQAEAIRLALSRAMCEIDPEHRLVLKPEGLLTRDPRMVERKKFGQKKARKKFQFSKR comes from the coding sequence ATGGACGTAATTCACAAAATAGGGAGAAGAAAGACTGCAGTTGCACGTATTTATCTTTCAGAGGGTAGCGGTAAAATTACTGTTAACAAAAAAGATTTAGAAGTATATTTTCCAACAGCTACTTTACAATACAAAGTAAAACAAGCTTTTTCATTGACAAATGTTGAAGATGTTTACGATGTAACTGTAAATGTATTTGGAGGTGGTATCACCGGTCAAGCTGAAGCAATTCGTTTAGCACTATCAAGAGCTATGTGCGAAATTGATCCAGAACACAGATTGGTTCTTAAACCAGAAGGTTTATTGACTAGAGATCCAAGAATGGTTGAACGTAAGAAATTCGGTCAGAAAAAAGCACGTAAAAAATTCCAATTCTCGAAACGTTAA
- a CDS encoding isoaspartyl peptidase/L-asparaginase family protein produces the protein MQRRKFIKNATITATAIISTPLAASYSNEKTKITPTKGIKPIVIATWDVANASAKAWEVLKNGGNSLDAVEQGVMIEEADESNQSVGKGGRPDRDGKVTLDACIMDHQGNCGAVLCMQNIVHPVSVARKVMEETPHVMLAGKGAEQFAYEMGFEKENLLTEKSKQEWLEWKKTSQYKPIVNIENHDTIGMLAIDSIGNISGACTTSGMAYKISGRVGDSPIIGAGLFIDNEIGGATATGVGEEVVKTVGSFLIVELMRQGKSPQEACEEGVNRIIAKNKGNLNFQIGFIAINKQGETGAYCIQPGFTYRTYSEKGHLNNTPDSYIKV, from the coding sequence ATGCAAAGAAGAAAATTTATAAAAAACGCTACAATTACCGCTACAGCAATTATTTCAACCCCCTTAGCAGCCTCTTACTCTAATGAAAAAACAAAAATAACACCAACAAAAGGAATTAAACCCATTGTTATTGCCACTTGGGACGTAGCGAATGCAAGTGCCAAAGCATGGGAGGTTCTTAAAAATGGAGGCAATTCTCTAGATGCCGTTGAACAAGGGGTAATGATAGAGGAAGCTGATGAAAGCAACCAATCTGTAGGCAAAGGAGGAAGACCGGATCGCGATGGCAAGGTTACACTAGACGCTTGCATTATGGATCACCAAGGAAATTGCGGTGCTGTACTTTGCATGCAAAACATAGTTCATCCTGTTTCTGTAGCACGAAAAGTAATGGAAGAAACTCCACATGTTATGTTGGCAGGTAAAGGCGCAGAACAATTTGCCTATGAAATGGGTTTTGAAAAAGAAAATTTATTAACTGAAAAATCGAAACAAGAATGGCTTGAGTGGAAAAAAACTTCACAATACAAACCCATTGTAAACATAGAAAACCACGATACTATTGGCATGCTCGCCATTGATAGCATCGGCAATATTTCTGGAGCATGTACCACTAGCGGCATGGCATATAAAATTTCTGGGCGCGTGGGTGATTCCCCAATCATTGGTGCCGGATTATTTATAGACAATGAAATAGGCGGAGCAACTGCAACGGGAGTTGGCGAAGAAGTCGTCAAAACTGTAGGCAGTTTTTTAATTGTTGAATTAATGCGACAAGGCAAATCTCCACAAGAAGCCTGTGAAGAAGGCGTAAACAGAATCATTGCTAAAAACAAAGGCAACTTAAATTTTCAAATTGGCTTTATCGCCATAAACAAACAAGGGGAAACTGGAGCTTACTGCATACAACCAGGATTTACCTATCGCACCTACTCAGAAAAAGGCCATCTTAACAACACTCCTGATTCCTATATTAAAGTATAA
- the tsf gene encoding translation elongation factor Ts, which yields MAKITAAEVNKLRKATGAGMMDCKNALVEAEGDFDKAIDVLRKKGQKVAAKRADRENTEGAAIAKLNADNTVGVAIVLGCETDFVGKNENFIALANELADKAINFDTKEEFLASDFGGMTVAEKLVEQTGVIGEKLDITAFEKLEAPYVGSYVHINKIAALVGLTSKNEEVGKDVAMQIASMGATTLSYKDFDPSFVSAETEARIAVIEKDNEELGRLGKTLKNVPQFISMRQLTPEVIANAEEAAKAELKAEGKPEKIWDKILPGKMERFISDNTSLDQEQCLLDQNFIKDEKINVATYVSSAQDGLAVTSFKRVTLG from the coding sequence ATGGCTAAAATTACCGCCGCAGAAGTAAATAAGTTAAGAAAAGCTACTGGAGCTGGAATGATGGACTGCAAAAATGCTTTAGTGGAAGCTGAAGGAGATTTTGACAAAGCTATTGACGTTCTTCGTAAGAAAGGTCAAAAAGTTGCAGCAAAAAGAGCTGATAGAGAAAATACTGAAGGTGCTGCCATCGCAAAACTTAATGCAGACAATACTGTTGGTGTTGCTATTGTTTTAGGTTGTGAAACTGATTTCGTTGGAAAAAATGAAAACTTTATAGCACTAGCTAATGAACTTGCAGACAAAGCAATAAACTTTGACACTAAAGAGGAATTTTTAGCATCAGATTTTGGCGGAATGACTGTAGCTGAGAAACTAGTAGAACAAACTGGTGTAATTGGTGAGAAATTAGATATTACTGCATTTGAAAAATTAGAAGCTCCTTATGTAGGTAGCTATGTACATATCAACAAAATTGCTGCCTTAGTAGGTTTAACTTCTAAAAACGAAGAAGTTGGTAAAGATGTTGCTATGCAGATTGCTTCTATGGGTGCAACTACACTATCTTATAAAGATTTTGATCCTTCTTTTGTTTCTGCTGAAACAGAAGCTAGAATTGCAGTTATCGAAAAAGATAATGAAGAGTTAGGAAGATTAGGAAAAACGCTTAAAAACGTCCCTCAATTCATTTCTATGAGACAATTAACTCCTGAAGTTATAGCAAATGCTGAAGAAGCTGCTAAAGCGGAATTAAAAGCAGAAGGTAAACCAGAAAAAATCTGGGATAAAATTCTTCCAGGGAAAATGGAACGTTTTATTTCTGATAACACAAGTCTTGATCAAGAACAATGTTTATTAGATCAAAACTTCATTAAAGATGAAAAAATAAATGTTGCTACTTATGTTTCATCTGCACAAGATGGTTTAGCGGTAACTTCATTTAAGCGTGTTACTTTAGGGTAA
- the rplM gene encoding 50S ribosomal protein L13, producing MDTLSYKTISANKATVDKQWVLVDAEGETLGRFASKVAKLLRGKYKPSFTPHVDCGDNVVVINAEKINLTGNKWESKTYVRHTGYPGGQRFQTAKEAMAKNPVSIVERSVKGMLPKNKLGAAIFRNLKVYEGTKHGQEAQKPTVINLIDLT from the coding sequence GTGGACACATTAAGTTACAAAACAATTTCCGCGAACAAAGCAACTGTTGATAAGCAATGGGTGTTAGTTGATGCAGAAGGAGAAACATTAGGTCGTTTTGCTTCAAAAGTTGCAAAATTACTAAGAGGAAAATACAAGCCAAGCTTTACACCACACGTAGATTGTGGAGACAACGTTGTTGTTATAAATGCTGAAAAGATTAATTTGACTGGTAACAAGTGGGAAAGTAAGACCTACGTACGCCATACTGGTTACCCGGGTGGTCAAAGATTTCAAACAGCAAAAGAGGCTATGGCTAAAAATCCAGTGAGCATTGTAGAACGTTCTGTAAAAGGAATGTTACCTAAAAACAAATTAGGAGCTGCAATCTTCCGTAATCTTAAAGTTTACGAAGGAACTAAACACGGTCAAGAAGCTCAGAAACCAACCGTAATTAATTTAATCGACCTTACATAA
- a CDS encoding copper homeostasis protein CutC yields the protein MLIEICANSLESAVNAEKAGADRIEFCLELGLGGITPSFGMLKTIREHISIPVHVLVRPRSGDFYFSDFEFEGMLRDIELCKELGFDGIVSGVLTQNFSLDLRRTALLIKEASGLCFTFHRAFDWVADPLLVLRQLEDLGVQRILSSGQQRTALQGIELLSDLKSMASNCAIMPGGGVNLANVLTFKNAGFDCVHLSAATLQEVGLNKENLPMSYSPYLEERCRITSNAAIISEIVNKVK from the coding sequence ATGCTAATAGAAATTTGTGCTAATTCTTTAGAATCGGCCGTGAATGCAGAAAAAGCAGGAGCAGATAGGATAGAGTTTTGTTTAGAACTGGGCTTGGGCGGGATAACGCCATCTTTCGGAATGCTAAAAACAATCCGAGAACATATTTCAATTCCTGTACATGTTCTTGTTCGGCCTCGTAGTGGTGATTTTTATTTTTCAGACTTTGAATTTGAGGGGATGTTAAGGGATATTGAGCTTTGTAAAGAGTTGGGTTTTGACGGAATTGTTTCTGGTGTTTTAACTCAAAATTTCAGTTTAGACCTTAGGCGTACCGCATTACTTATCAAAGAAGCTTCGGGTTTGTGTTTTACTTTTCATCGCGCTTTTGATTGGGTGGCTGATCCTTTATTGGTATTAAGGCAATTGGAAGATTTAGGGGTACAGCGTATACTTAGTTCTGGTCAGCAAAGAACGGCATTACAAGGTATTGAGTTGCTTTCTGATTTAAAATCAATGGCGTCAAATTGCGCCATAATGCCTGGAGGTGGAGTGAATTTAGCTAATGTTTTGACTTTTAAAAATGCTGGTTTTGATTGTGTTCATTTATCAGCAGCTACACTTCAAGAAGTCGGTTTAAATAAAGAGAATCTTCCCATGAGTTATTCGCCCTATTTAGAGGAGCGTTGCCGTATAACTTCTAATGCGGCTATAATTTCAGAAATAGTAAACAAGGTTAAATAA
- a CDS encoding M61 family metallopeptidase has product MKKIGFFIALSILMQACGSSKSLVTADKSIIKVKLDLVTVLEDKVLVEVDPGAFSANEVLFFIPKTVPGTYSTDNYGKYIENFKAFDYKGAELSVSKKDDNTWVITNGASLDKVSYYVNDTYDSESEVESAVFSPSGTNILKDRNFMLNLHGFVGYFKGLTEVPYELSILHPANLKATTSLKETNSKKVAGLDVFYASRYFEVTDNPILYAKADVASFEVNGITVNLSVYSPNGLYKASALKDRMFKMMSAQKTFLGDVNSTKEYNILLYLSELENDASGFGALEHHTSTVVVLPEQMDQVRLEQALVDVVSHEFFHIVTPLSVHSEEIQYFDFNDPKMSKHLWMYEGTTEYFANLFQIQQGLISEEEFYERIMGKMLNAKRYDDTMSFTVMSENILDDPYKDNYGNVYEKGTLINMALDITLRDLSEGEKSVLWLLKELSKKYGDAIPFKDDALIGEIVSMTYPEIADFFAANVVGTTPIDYNDYLSKVGLELGTVEEQSGYFLKGDVPFIDVDQANNNAVFVRENIELNSFFVAIGLKGGDVFKSIDGTEITLESLRPIIGQSFGWPTDKLVTIVVMRNGEELTLTGKAGIPVVKVDKIKSKDNVTDAQLQLRQVWMKG; this is encoded by the coding sequence ATGAAAAAAATAGGCTTTTTTATAGCATTATCAATTTTAATGCAAGCTTGTGGTTCCTCTAAAAGTTTAGTAACTGCAGATAAAAGTATAATTAAAGTAAAGTTAGATTTAGTAACTGTTTTAGAAGATAAAGTTTTAGTAGAAGTAGACCCAGGAGCATTTTCAGCTAATGAAGTTTTATTCTTTATCCCCAAAACAGTACCTGGAACCTATAGTACAGATAACTATGGTAAATACATAGAAAATTTTAAAGCTTTTGATTACAAAGGAGCAGAGTTATCCGTTTCTAAAAAAGATGATAATACGTGGGTAATTACCAATGGCGCTAGTTTAGATAAGGTTTCATATTACGTAAATGATACGTATGATTCTGAATCTGAAGTAGAAAGTGCCGTTTTTTCTCCTTCTGGAACCAATATTCTTAAGGATCGTAATTTTATGCTTAACCTTCATGGGTTTGTTGGTTATTTTAAGGGTTTAACGGAGGTTCCGTATGAATTATCAATTTTGCATCCTGCTAATTTGAAGGCCACCACTTCCTTAAAAGAAACCAACTCTAAAAAGGTTGCAGGCTTAGATGTTTTTTATGCAAGTAGGTATTTTGAAGTTACAGATAACCCTATTCTTTACGCTAAAGCGGATGTTGCTTCGTTTGAAGTGAATGGTATTACAGTTAATTTAAGTGTTTATTCGCCTAATGGGTTATATAAAGCTTCTGCTTTAAAAGATAGAATGTTTAAAATGATGTCTGCTCAAAAAACTTTTCTAGGGGATGTTAATAGCACAAAAGAATATAATATTTTATTGTATTTATCTGAATTAGAAAATGACGCAAGTGGTTTCGGTGCTTTAGAGCACCATACATCTACGGTTGTAGTTTTGCCAGAACAAATGGATCAAGTTAGGTTGGAGCAGGCGTTAGTAGATGTCGTTTCTCATGAGTTCTTTCATATTGTTACTCCGCTAAGTGTACATTCTGAAGAAATTCAATATTTTGATTTTAATGATCCTAAAATGTCTAAACACCTTTGGATGTATGAAGGAACAACAGAATATTTTGCTAATTTATTCCAAATACAACAAGGTTTAATCAGTGAAGAGGAGTTTTATGAACGTATTATGGGTAAAATGTTGAACGCTAAGCGTTATGATGATACGATGTCATTTACGGTCATGAGTGAAAATATTTTAGATGATCCTTATAAAGACAATTATGGTAATGTATATGAAAAGGGTACCTTAATTAATATGGCTTTGGATATCACATTACGCGATTTAAGCGAAGGAGAAAAGAGTGTTCTTTGGTTGCTAAAAGAATTATCTAAGAAATATGGTGATGCTATTCCGTTTAAAGATGATGCTCTTATCGGAGAGATTGTGAGTATGACATATCCAGAAATTGCGGACTTTTTTGCGGCTAATGTAGTTGGGACCACTCCAATTGATTATAATGACTATTTGTCAAAGGTGGGTCTTGAACTCGGTACAGTTGAAGAACAAAGTGGTTATTTTTTAAAGGGTGATGTGCCTTTTATAGATGTCGATCAAGCTAATAATAATGCTGTTTTTGTTAGAGAAAATATTGAATTAAATAGTTTTTTTGTTGCTATAGGATTGAAAGGCGGAGATGTCTTTAAGTCTATTGATGGCACAGAAATTACATTAGAAAGTCTAAGACCAATTATAGGACAGAGTTTTGGCTGGCCAACAGATAAGTTGGTAACTATCGTGGTAATGCGTAATGGGGAAGAATTAACATTGACGGGTAAAGCAGGTATTCCTGTTGTAAAGGTTGATAAAATTAAATCTAAGGACAATGTTACCGATGCACAATTGCAATTAAGACAAGTATGGATGAAAGGGTAG
- the pyrH gene encoding UMP kinase has product MQYKRILLKLSGEALMGERQYGIDPKRLAEYAEEIKEVIDKGIEVAIVIGGGNIFRGLAGASNGMDRVQGDHMGMLATVINGLALQSALEEAGIQTRLQSAIQINEVAEPFIRRRAMRHLEKGRVVIFGGGTGNPYFTTDSAAVLRAIEIEADVILKGTRVDGIYTSDPEKDKTATKFDTITFKDVLSKGLKVMDTTAFTLSQENELPIVVFDMNKKGNLLKLVSGENIGTVVDN; this is encoded by the coding sequence ATGCAGTATAAAAGAATTCTTTTAAAATTAAGCGGCGAAGCCTTAATGGGTGAACGACAATACGGAATTGACCCAAAAAGGTTGGCAGAATATGCTGAAGAAATAAAAGAAGTAATTGATAAAGGAATTGAAGTCGCTATTGTCATTGGCGGAGGAAATATCTTTAGAGGCCTTGCAGGCGCAAGTAATGGCATGGATCGCGTACAAGGTGATCATATGGGAATGTTGGCTACAGTTATCAATGGCCTTGCTTTGCAGAGCGCCTTAGAAGAAGCCGGTATTCAAACAAGGTTACAATCTGCAATTCAAATAAATGAAGTAGCAGAACCTTTTATTCGCAGAAGAGCAATGCGCCATTTAGAAAAAGGAAGAGTTGTTATATTTGGAGGAGGAACTGGAAATCCTTATTTTACTACAGACTCTGCTGCAGTTTTAAGAGCGATAGAGATTGAAGCTGATGTAATATTAAAAGGAACAAGAGTAGATGGTATTTATACCTCTGACCCAGAAAAAGATAAAACAGCTACTAAATTTGATACCATAACCTTTAAAGATGTTTTAAGTAAGGGCTTAAAAGTAATGGATACAACAGCATTTACGTTAAGTCAAGAAAATGAATTACCTATAGTTGTTTTTGATATGAATAAAAAAGGTAATTTATTAAAACTAGTTTCGGGAGAAAACATTGGGACTGTTGTAGATAATTAG
- the polA gene encoding DNA polymerase I: MAEQKRLFLLDAYALIFRGYYALIKNPRINSKGMDTSAIMGFMNSLLDVIRREKPDHLAVCFDKGGSAERTELFPEYKANRDATPDAIRIAVPYIQDILKAMHIPVVVLEGWEADDIIGTLAKQAEKEDYKVFMVTPDKDFGQLVSENIFMYKPARMGNGIEIWGIPEIQKRFGVERPEQVIDYLGMMGDASDNIPGLPGVGDKTAKKFIEEFGSMENLLANTDKLKGKMKEKVRDNAALGLLSKKLATICIDCDVTFNANDYELTMPDAEKVQVLFEELEFRRLKDQFLKLFSTEDDTTATDTSSNTKTKPQAKEAGVGQFSLFGGDPSTASETVMDFSSRKTIKDISHVYQSVAPGMAMKLFLQNLLKQTSVCFDTETTGLNPLTAELVGIAFSWEASKGFYIPFPADKTEAQEIIEQLRPFFEDEAIEKIGQNLKYDIKVLDKYNVKVKGKCFDTMLAHYLINPDMRHNMEVLAETYLNYTPVSITELIGKKGKNQLNMRDVPLPNQTEYAAEDADITYQLAQQFKPELEEAKTQELFTDIEIPLLHVLADMELEGINLDTKFLNSLAEDLDNDIKKLEADIYEEAGEEFNIASPKQLGDILFDKLALVKKPKKTKTGQYSTAEDVLSYLAKDHKIIENVLSYRGLAKLKSTYVDALPAQVEESTGRVHTDYMQTVAATGRLSSNNPNLQNIPIRTERGRQVRKAFVPRNKEYVLVAADYSQIELRIIAALSEETTMIEAFKNGEDIHASTASKVFNVPLEEVTREQRSNAKTVNFGIIYGVSAFGLSNQTDLSRAEAKELIDTYYKTYPKLKSYMGGLVDFARDNGYVQTVLGRRRYLKDINGSNAIVRGAAERNAVNAPIQGSAADIIKIAMINIHKKLEEGKYKTKMLLQVHDELVFDVYKPELEEMKTLIKSEMENAYKLEVPLDVEVGVGENWLEAH; encoded by the coding sequence ATGGCAGAACAAAAAAGACTCTTTCTTCTTGATGCATATGCATTAATATTTCGCGGATATTACGCTTTAATAAAAAACCCCAGGATAAATTCTAAAGGCATGGATACCTCTGCTATCATGGGGTTCATGAATTCATTACTCGACGTTATTAGACGCGAGAAACCCGATCATTTAGCAGTCTGTTTTGATAAAGGTGGAAGTGCAGAACGCACAGAACTATTTCCAGAGTACAAAGCCAATCGCGATGCAACACCTGATGCTATACGTATAGCTGTACCTTATATACAAGATATCTTAAAGGCAATGCATATTCCTGTAGTAGTTCTAGAAGGCTGGGAAGCAGATGATATTATAGGCACACTTGCAAAGCAAGCAGAAAAAGAAGATTACAAGGTATTTATGGTGACGCCCGATAAAGATTTCGGCCAATTAGTATCTGAGAATATTTTTATGTACAAACCCGCTAGAATGGGCAATGGCATTGAAATTTGGGGAATCCCGGAAATACAAAAACGTTTTGGCGTAGAGCGTCCTGAGCAAGTTATAGATTACTTGGGAATGATGGGTGATGCCAGTGATAACATTCCCGGCCTACCAGGTGTTGGTGATAAAACAGCAAAGAAATTTATAGAAGAATTTGGTTCTATGGAAAACCTATTAGCTAATACAGACAAGCTAAAAGGTAAAATGAAAGAAAAAGTAAGGGATAATGCAGCACTAGGTCTTTTATCCAAAAAACTAGCTACCATCTGTATTGATTGTGATGTAACTTTCAATGCAAACGATTACGAATTAACCATGCCTGATGCCGAAAAGGTACAGGTATTATTTGAAGAATTAGAATTTAGAAGATTAAAAGATCAATTTCTAAAATTATTCTCAACCGAAGATGATACTACAGCTACGGATACGAGTAGTAACACTAAAACAAAACCACAAGCCAAAGAGGCTGGTGTTGGTCAGTTCTCCTTATTTGGAGGCGACCCAAGTACCGCATCAGAAACTGTAATGGATTTTTCTAGCAGAAAAACAATAAAAGACATTTCTCATGTTTACCAGAGTGTTGCTCCAGGAATGGCCATGAAACTTTTTCTTCAAAATCTTTTAAAACAGACTTCTGTTTGCTTTGATACAGAGACCACAGGATTAAACCCACTTACCGCAGAACTAGTTGGAATTGCTTTTTCTTGGGAAGCATCAAAAGGATTTTACATTCCATTTCCTGCAGATAAAACCGAAGCGCAAGAAATTATAGAACAACTACGTCCATTTTTTGAAGATGAAGCTATTGAAAAAATAGGTCAGAATTTAAAATATGATATTAAGGTTCTAGACAAATACAACGTAAAAGTTAAAGGCAAATGTTTTGACACCATGCTAGCGCATTATTTAATTAATCCTGACATGCGCCACAATATGGAAGTGCTAGCGGAAACATACTTAAACTATACACCTGTATCTATAACAGAATTGATTGGAAAAAAAGGGAAAAATCAATTGAACATGCGTGATGTTCCTTTACCTAATCAAACTGAATATGCAGCAGAAGATGCTGATATTACGTACCAATTAGCACAGCAGTTTAAACCTGAATTAGAAGAAGCAAAGACACAAGAATTATTCACTGATATTGAAATTCCGCTTTTACATGTTCTTGCAGACATGGAACTAGAAGGCATCAATTTAGATACTAAATTTCTAAACTCTCTTGCTGAAGACCTAGATAATGACATCAAAAAATTAGAAGCAGACATCTACGAAGAAGCTGGTGAAGAATTTAACATTGCATCTCCAAAACAGTTAGGCGATATTCTTTTTGACAAATTAGCACTAGTTAAAAAACCTAAAAAAACAAAAACAGGGCAATACTCCACAGCAGAAGATGTACTTTCCTATTTAGCAAAAGATCATAAAATTATTGAGAACGTATTATCATACAGAGGACTAGCAAAACTCAAAAGCACGTATGTAGATGCTTTACCTGCACAAGTAGAAGAAAGCACAGGCAGAGTACATACAGATTATATGCAGACAGTAGCCGCCACAGGACGTTTAAGTAGTAACAATCCAAACCTTCAAAATATACCTATTAGAACAGAAAGAGGTAGACAAGTACGTAAAGCTTTTGTACCTAGAAATAAAGAATATGTATTAGTTGCTGCTGATTATTCTCAAATAGAACTTAGAATCATAGCAGCCTTAAGTGAAGAAACTACCATGATAGAAGCTTTTAAGAATGGGGAAGATATTCATGCTTCAACTGCATCAAAAGTATTCAATGTTCCACTAGAAGAAGTTACAAGAGAACAACGTAGTAATGCCAAAACAGTTAATTTCGGTATTATTTATGGCGTTTCTGCCTTCGGATTAAGCAATCAAACAGATTTATCAAGAGCAGAAGCCAAAGAATTAATAGACACTTATTATAAGACCTACCCAAAACTTAAAAGTTACATGGGCGGACTTGTAGATTTCGCGAGAGATAATGGATATGTGCAAACTGTTTTAGGCAGACGCAGGTATTTAAAAGATATTAACGGAAGTAATGCTATTGTAAGAGGAGCAGCAGAACGGAATGCGGTTAATGCACCCATACAAGGTAGTGCTGCAGATATCATTAAAATTGCCATGATTAATATTCATAAAAAGCTAGAAGAAGGTAAATACAAAACTAAAATGTTACTTCAAGTACACGATGAATTAGTTTTTGACGTTTATAAACCAGAATTAGAAGAAATGAAAACGTTAATTAAATCAGAAATGGAAAACGCTTATAAGCTAGAAGTACCTTTAGATGTTGAAGTAGGTGTGGGAGAAAATTGGCTAGAAGCACACTAG
- the rpsB gene encoding 30S ribosomal protein S2, producing the protein MANKIVVKDLLEAGVHFGHLTRKWNPNMAPYIYMERNGIHVINLYKTAAKLEEANEALKKIAASGRKILFVATKKQAKDIVSEKVSKVNMPYITERWPGGMLTNFVTIRKAVKKMATIDRMKKDGTFLTLSKKERLQVDRLRAKLEKNLGSISEMTRLPGALFIVDTMREHIAVKEAIKLNIPIFAMADTNSDPRLLDYIIPSNDDASKSIEAILTHVTDAIAEGLSERKSEKQSGKEGGDDAEKAAPKKKKAVETEAKAETKTEEAPTETKTEAATISVDDLTKVEGIGPKISEIFQTAGINSFSDLAGKTEEELSTILAAAGSKFASKNPASWPKQAKMAAEGKWDELKEWQDNVKGGIE; encoded by the coding sequence ATGGCAAACAAAATCGTAGTAAAAGACTTACTAGAAGCAGGTGTACACTTTGGTCACCTAACAAGAAAATGGAATCCAAACATGGCTCCATACATTTACATGGAACGTAATGGTATCCATGTAATTAACCTTTACAAAACTGCTGCAAAATTAGAAGAAGCTAATGAAGCTCTTAAAAAAATAGCAGCATCAGGTAGAAAAATACTTTTCGTAGCTACCAAAAAACAAGCAAAAGACATCGTTTCTGAAAAAGTTTCAAAAGTGAACATGCCTTACATCACAGAAAGATGGCCAGGTGGTATGTTAACTAACTTTGTTACTATCCGTAAAGCTGTTAAAAAAATGGCTACTATTGATAGAATGAAGAAAGATGGTACTTTCTTAACTTTATCTAAAAAAGAACGTTTACAGGTTGATCGTTTACGTGCAAAATTAGAGAAAAACTTAGGTTCTATTTCTGAAATGACACGTTTACCAGGTGCATTATTTATCGTAGATACCATGCGTGAGCACATTGCTGTAAAAGAAGCTATAAAATTAAACATTCCAATTTTCGCTATGGCAGATACAAATTCTGACCCAAGATTATTGGATTATATCATCCCTTCTAATGATGATGCTTCTAAATCTATTGAAGCTATCTTAACTCATGTAACTGATGCTATTGCTGAGGGTTTATCTGAGCGTAAGTCAGAGAAACAATCTGGAAAAGAAGGTGGTGACGATGCTGAAAAAGCTGCGCCAAAGAAAAAGAAAGCTGTAGAAACTGAAGCGAAAGCTGAAACTAAAACAGAAGAAGCTCCAACAGAAACTAAAACAGAAGCGGCAACAATAAGCGTTGATGATTTAACTAAAGTTGAAGGTATCGGTCCAAAAATTTCTGAAATCTTCCAAACAGCTGGAATTAATTCTTTCAGTGATTTAGCTGGAAAAACTGAAGAGGAATTAAGTACAATCTTAGCAGCCGCTGGCTCTAAGTTTGCCTCTAAGAATCCTGCATCATGGCCAAAGCAAGCTAAAATGGCTGCTGAAGGTAAATGGGATGAGTTAAAAGAATGGCAAGACAATGTTAAAGGTGGTATCGAGTAA